From the genome of Phlebotomus papatasi isolate M1 chromosome 2, Ppap_2.1, whole genome shotgun sequence:
TTCTGAGACCAAACAGACAATtttggcgctggcacaccttttagatcaggaaaatttcatgaaatcgaaattcacatccttttctttctcaatttgTCTGCATAGGTCTATCCTGCTCtttggactcttcttcttcttttgaacattatattaaattaaatttagttcagtccaattttgagaccgaaagagtgggatttatgcaatattttgagaaagtaagagaagtgaatttttactttataaaattttcctgatctaaaagctgtggCGGACCCATTAGAATCTAAATTTCAAGTATTTTGGAATGCTGAAAAAAACTCCGAAAATAACCATTGAACTCATTCCATTTCttgattttaaagtttttaaaatttcattaatcaATTTGAATCTGGGTTATGCCCTGATTCACTTACGACTTTaaccgaaagacggcttaacgtaattataaccataataatgatttgactaaattcccgtCAGATATTAGTTGGAATTGGAATCACACATCGAGATCGAATGAGGAATGTAGTCGTTCTTGAAAAACTAGGGATTGAGGAGCTACTTTTTCGTCATGAAAAATCACAACTCCGATGGTAATTTTCAGCGCTTGAATGGACTATGATTCCCCACGAAAGTCATGCATGCTATTATGAGAGGAAGCGACTCCGAGACAGAGGACAAGGTGGTCTGCAGTTACGGTGGATCGACAGGCGAGGGAAGATAACTTGGGTGTCCTAGGCCTGCGACCCCGATAAGGATAAGTGATTGAAattgaatgaataaataaatgtaggggagaccggggtacttttagccagcaaatgaggctttttttcgcgcatgatttgtgaaaaaaaatgataagttttgcctattgtttttatgtttcataagtagcattaggatattggcagtatgaaacagtgtagttcaacttgagaaataaaaaaaagatatatattgaaaaaaataatttcgagATGATAAATTGCAAATGTACCGCTCTAAAATTATTGTATGTGTTCGCTATTGAGATTTAAAAACAAACTTGGCAGATCAACCAAAAAAACGAAATTTATGTTCTATAAGCTATCACACTACGAAACTTgacattaaattattaatagttCTAGAATTACTTATATTGAtcactttaatttaattatactttaatttaaatggtGTGCGAAGATTTCGATTGGGTTAATAATTTCCGGGTTAATATCATTCGAGACgggtaaatttatatatttttttcgggtcgggtcgggtacacacagaaaaatggaaaattcttaaacagaaacacgcaggaatttaatttcaaatcccatccaatgaatgccaatgccataattctaaatccttgattatttagttttagttgcaatttgcaagtctgtagacatttttcattttccagctaatgcagaacttaagttcccgatctcttaacttgaaagaggtagggattctagcccatttttttcgctcagagcttttaaacttaaacgcctcggggattcacgcccaatttaagttcccaggatcttatatattattaaatttagagtcaaaatttttctgtgtgtacgcgtattaaattttttttgcggGCCGGGTCGGGTCGGGCAGCACTAAATTTCAACGGATCAGATCGGGTACGGGTCAAATCCATTGCGGATGCGGGTTGGAAAAACCCTAAAACTCGACCCGTACAGGACtcttcaaagctctaaaatccttgacttttatagagaggataatgaaaaaagtatgactcATTGGCTACACATGCCCCGGTCTGGGTAGATATAGcaacttttggggtactaattgccaccagttttccagacgaaattttaaacaggagataccaaatattgtttcgttTGATAcattgaagcccactgatgctaaatatgtcacttaaacctaaagaaaaaggctttagcagacctttttatgacatttttgtaattgcggaaaaattgatgcaaacatcctgaaaaaatctatttcacaaattgctcatccgaatggcaatattgcttgaaagggacagataatcctaaccggcttatgtaggtgagattcttaacgtgagctaactcggagtgcatgcaaattcgatttggagctgaagttgggagacgccattcagttatcttgaataaaattcgtgaaattatacaagttttgtatttgaaccaaaatgccaaggatttggatgaactgacagaaaagtgatatatgggtgaaatgtagaccagaatgtactctataattttcctatagaacataatctcatcgattactcagaagccaagataagcgaggttttttgtttcttaactcgttttttcatccagagtgccccaagtgttcatttattgaacttcaactatattaaagaattgttgtattttgcgggactttccatttaaacccctattttaagtgtcttggtggagtagaggcagtcaaattggcatctgagtgatttcaaagcgttattatgggaaaaatcaattttttcacacttaaacggcaaaatcggagtgatagcatagtctgagcggaaaatgatgtatggacgaaatgtagagacaaatgtcctctacaattatgtcgaagtaatcatcaaaatcggttcagcgacagtcgagataattgaggttatgtgatattgaaattggtttttcgactgtggcgcccctggtgttggtcccacgaagttcaaatattctagaaagctgtagcatttggtaagatctttcgtttaagccctcattcatcaaaatcggtcacatagaaccggagatatgattttttgaatttcgtgaactttgacccctcatatctccggttctattgaaaccacagcgcgcatacgcaccattttggaaacttcctagactggactacaacatactaaaatttcattaacttgcacaatgccgtttttgagaaaagtgactttgaatttcgatgaattttgatgctatcacagcgccacctgtggtgactttttgaacttccatctgaaagtgctcatcgagacgaaaccaaaaaggtcaaatttaggtcgctatgttaattagaaccggagatagaggccggtcaatgttcgaactttgaccccttatagctcgggtcaggggttttagatcgccttagggtttttttttgtttgataggtataatcaacggctacaacatactaaattttcagcccgatgcacaatggaatttttgagttatttaacttttaagatttaaaaattttctttttaaaaaaagcgcccctagcggtggttttatgaacttgcgatgttagaaggggaagtggaatttcacgagagctttccaaaaagccctcactttttaaattctgatgattagaaccggagttatggccattttaagaaattttttttggacccttatagctcgggtcaggggggtcgggggaccttaagtttggtattgatggaaagctctaaggcccagctataacatactaaaatttgagtccgctgaatgccataggggcggagctattgagaaaaaaagggggggtcttcaaaatggcggaaggaggggtgggggtggggggtctatgcaccaagttgcaattttcacccgatatataacctttgccgaaaaccgcaagtcgatatcttttttagtttaggagctattaagctccaaagagcggccggccgaccaggccggccgggaacgtaacttagccacatatatattcggaatcaggaagtggcgaaacacattttggccaaatttgaggtcgatcggacgacatgaaattttgttaggattatagtaggtgagattgttaagaatctcacctaatatacctGTAAAATCGATGATCGTAAGCCGTCAGTGTATGAATATTTTGGACAAATCTATTAATAATagattttacaggctaaatattctcgaaggtCAGCCTGGGTGGCCTGGGTCTTCAGGGGACTCACATGAAAAGATGTTTTGGAGATTATCTAGATCAATTTTTTGTTTATACAAAAAGTGAACTTGATTCATTCATTTTAACAATTTCCCAATGTCAGATCATAGAACTGTGTAGATGATTTCTAAACCGTTTGGGTGAAATTTGGATTCGTTGCCTCTTTACAAGTTTTATTCTCTCTCCTAACGCTTATGAAACAGtaatgaatttattattaattttatttttgtttagttTCGTTTGTACGTTCCTTTTTCGTATTATTCTTGTACAGATCAACTAAAATTGCCCAGTGTGCTAACTTCAAATGGGAATACTTTTTGCGTGTTCATGTTACTAAGTTTGGATATGGTCAATTGTAGTGCTTTGACTAAATTATTCTGAAATATTATGTAAGtagttaaacatttttctttaagaattcCTGTGCGCAGGCCGAACAAAGATCTCTAGACATAGATCTTATAGATCCGATGCCCATTCTGATCGATTGAGGTACACCCAAATGAAttgattatgaaccggtaatgaaccgataattctctttcgaaattcaattgtattattatcattatttttcaGCTACTTTGTGCGATCTTTTAAGTGATCTATAAATTCTTTCAAATTGATTGTGAATCATTAAGAAcggaaaaaatatcgaaaatttattatagtGAATGCGATAACGTAAAGTACCGTCATTCGACcgggttcctcaattcgaccggtgggtcaatttttgagtgtttgatggtcaatttcgtcgatttctatgaatttgtcactggttcgtattattcatggaataattgacctatcaATGTtatatcatacgcaaaatattatagcaaatataaataaattgaatatataaatctaccggtcgagacgaggaaccggtcgagcgagggcactttaccatattcatgattaaaaaaaaatattattcaagcAATGTTTAGAACATTATACAAAAATCTTGAGTTCGAACGTTCCGAAATACTATGACCTTTTGTATCATTATCACCACTTTTTTTATGATCCAATTTTCAAGTGGTAATTTTAATATTGGTCTCACAAAGCCATTTTAAAAGTAATGCTTTGAAGAAAATACATAATTGATCTATTTTTTGCGATAGGTTTGATCGtggtaaaatatttgtttttctttcattaTTGGTCGAGGTACTTAATTTTAACGTTcttaaataaagtaaaaatttttagtgaagattTATGAAACAAACAAGAGAGGTTATGTTGAAAGTTAGGTTTTATTTGAAGTTATTTAACCTAAAAGTAATTATTGTCAGTATATGTATTTCACTGAtaactgaaaaaaattaaaacaaaataaaacaattaattgaAGTGagcttttgaaaatattgtttcactACAAGAACCCTACATAAATTTGTGGTTATGTAAAACATAACCATGAAAACTATTATgtgtaaaatgtttaatttggaACATTTATAAATTGTCTCTGTACTCTTAAATCCagaatttttatggaaaaatatatttaaaaatcacaATCTTATGAGTGCGCATCTATAGGCTATGTAACTTCAAACATAACCTTATTCTACAACTTAACCTCTTTCAAATTTCAGAATTAATTATCCTCactaataataatgaaaaaaaattctttgttaGGGAagataatttcattttaaattaatcattAATCCTACATCCCCTTCGCGTAGACAATTGAGGAATTAGACAGAATTGTAGAAGATATCTGCACATTTGACTAAAATGAAGGATGAATAGAATTTTAAGGATTTACTCTGGCACTTCTTCTTCCTCAATGATGGGTTTTTTGTCGTCTTTGGCAGGAGTGCTCTTTGCTGATGATTTAGTTTGAAGAGCACCCCAGTGTCCTTTGCTGGCCTCTGCAGAAGTCATCAGCATGGAATACGATGTTCCACAGTCCTCAGCTTCCTTGCTATGGTGGATACCATACAGGAAATACACGAGCATTCCCACGGAAATCCAGATGAAGAAACGAATCCACGTAAGGAGGCTCAGATGCACCATTAATTCGATGTTGCAGAAAATGCTAAGACATGGAATATACGGTACAAGGGGAACTTTAAAGTCCAAGTGTCGGACATTCTGATGATGAGCAGCAATAACCACTACACATGCCACCAGGCAGAAAATGAGAAAACCGTAGAGACAAAGAGCCCACCAAGTGCCATGTAGCAATTCTGTCCATGACACCTTCAACTGAAGACAAATGGCAACACTGAACACAGTAAAGAGAAGAACAGCTGTGGATGCTGCAGCTCCTGGCTCACAGCGACCCAACACAGGTTCGAGCCATCGAAATTGAGGCCTCAAGCGACCTAGAGAGATTTATTTTTATGGCGTCAAAAATGGCGACTTAACGGCCAAATTATTTTGCTTACCCGTAAGGGCCATCTCAATGACATCACTGGTAGGTGATGCTGTATCAATGCTAGACTGCGAGGAGTGATCATCTTCGGGAGTATCAGGAGCGAAAACTGTTCCAGAATCTGCCATTGGAGCTCTGTAACGCAGGATGATGACACTAGCGCTGACAATGGTATAGGCGAGAAGTGTACCAATAGACATAAATTCCACAAGTTTTTCCAGGTCAAAGAGTAGGGCCAGCAGGGCACTTAGAAAGCCTGCTACGGCGAGATTTAGCAGTGGCACCTGAGTCTTGGCATTGACTGCCCCAAAACATGAAAAGAGTAGTCCATCAGAAGCCATAGCGTACATGCATCGGGGTAGAGCAAACAGAGAGCCCAGAAGAGTTGTTGTCATGCCACAGAGAGCACCCATTGAGATGGCATACTTAGCCCAAGGGAGATCTAAGGCTCCAAATGCTTCCGGAATAGCGGCCGTTGGATGAATACTACGAATGGGTACCATTAATGTTAGGGCAGCACTTACAAGCACGTAAACAATGGTCACAGCGCTTAGGGACATTATAGTGGCAAGAGGGATAGAAGTGGAGGGACTTCGAGCCTCTTCTCCAGATGTAGCGATACTGTCGAAGCCTACAAATGCGTAGAAGCAGGTAGCAGCACCAGCTAGCACTCCAGTAATACCATATGGCATGAATCCTCCTTCATCAGCAGACCAATTGCGAATATCAGCATGCCAGAAACCCAGAACAACTACACCTGTCATCACGGCCAGATTTACAACAGTCAGGAGACCATTGAGTACGGCAGTGGCTTTTGCTCCGGAACCTAGTGCCACGGCATAACTTATGCACACCAGAAAGGCAAGGATGTCAGGGTACTTGGCTAGAAGTTGCTCGTGCATCTCACCAGTGATGGATATAGTGACATTGGACACAAGCCCACCTACCATAGAGTCAACGTATCCACTCCAAGCACGTGCCACTGAGGCAGCACCCAACATATGCTCCAGGAGGATATTCCATCCAATTACAAAAGCCCAGAATTcacctttgaaataaaatatcatctagggtaagtgtgcctaatttcggcatagttgcatgcaagcgtcaaagtctcaaaattgaaatgtaatattttcaatacaaattgatttttttattcctttttcttaaggagtgttgcttgaaaaCTTGTTAAcgatttatcgtctttattttctctaaaatcattcttagtacattttaaaattaataaaaatgtaaacatgacTTTGgtcccctatttcggccacctttattctcatagttccttgcccttcgggatttcttccaatctttgtttcacgtcatcttgtttgtcgaaattatattttctgtttttttgcattgtatagagtatataaaaactaaaacttcatggaaattcgagtaataaaaaaggtggccggaattgcaagctggccggaatttggcacacttaccctaaaaccGTTTTGTGATATTCTTCGATAAATCTAAATCTTATCTTTACTGATTTTATCAGGAGTAATCAAGGATAAATTCTTAGAAACGGAAAGATATTCCTCGGGCATTAAAATTATAATCATAATTCAGGGCCTGATGCTCTCAGGCCTTCACTTTGGTCAATTTTGCTCTAGATAAAGAGGTGAATGTCTCTAATTTAGTGCAATTGAGTTAAATTCAAGAGTGTATCCATAAAATTAACCATTGGATTATTGTCATGGACCATATTAACCATGAACCACTTTCCTTCTTCTAAGCAGCGATGCGAAAAAATCTTTACAATATATAAAAAGTTCTTAAAGATAATAATTTTATGTACGAAAACTTTGTGttcctaaaataaaattttcatattgaaaaatttaaaaatttaaaattatttttatcctttgaattttcaaaattttttccatggtttttaaatagatttaccATGAAAAAGTCCTCAAACAAGTAAATAACTTAAACTTACCAACAGAAACATAACAATAGATATAGGCACTGCCCGCTTTGGGTACTCTTGTTCCAAACTCAGCATAACAGAGAGCAGCCAGCATGGAAACAAATCCAGCTAGAATAAAAGAAATGATGATTCCGGGACCAGCAATTTCCTTCGCCACTGTGCCAGTGAGCACATAAATTCCAGCTCCAATCATATGGCCCACCCCCAGAAGAGTAATGTCCAAGGTGCTGAGACAACGATTGAGTGGAGTCTCGAGCAAGTCCGCAGGCAGACGCTTCGTCCGGTTCATCTTGTGACAGACACCACTCATCACATGACCCAAGATTAACCTTCTGGCAGTCGGCATTGTCTAGAAAATGCATTTACAAAGTATCTCACAATCCCAGTTTTTCAATAGATACCATATGCTATCTCAGAGACGACTCCTGAACCTCTTAAAATCGCAGGAAGAATTTATTTGTGGAGGGAGAATATGAGGAATTTACTCACTCTGGTCTTTTCTTGCTCCTGGTTTGCCCAGATGCCAGAGGATCTAATGAAAATGAACTGATTCCTCAAGACACACCACCAAAGCTCTCCCAAGTTCGACGTCAAACACCAAAAATTTGCGCTTGCGTTCTTCAGTATTATTCTTTTATTCCATTTAATACATTCATTTCTCCACCGAATTGTGGTAAATTTTCTGGAATAATTCGATAACATTGAGCTTTGTGCAACAATTTTGGAATATTCTTTTGTTTGGGTCATCATGCTATTTTTCCATTGCTTGATTCCAatgttttatgaaaatatgcttcttatttttatttttgtaattcaTTTTCGCTATTTTTTGCACTTTAGTGACCATTCCTTCTATGCTATTAAACTAAGTTAAGTAATCATtaagaaaatgttaaaaaaaacgtgaaatatCCTGCAATAGGACTAACGAAGTTCATCAACCCGGTACCACAACCGGATCTTGAGAACCataaaatgtgttttattttctgattttttgcgTTATTAAGTACAATTTGCTTATGCAAAACTTTCGTGCCAGATACCATTAAGCCTTTTGGGTTTATTAAACGAAATAAAAGATAACTTTAAAATTGGCattgtataaaataaatgatcagtaaaaagtcaaaattgagcagcaacaaaaaaatttgaaacagtgatattatcgtcaaAACTTTGGCCAAgtgaaaataaagggcttttcattctgcaactattttaaaagttaaatatataaaattagaaCCATTCTAGTAAAGATttcagttttttactgaccattagacgttttactgcttatttttaattttttactgcccattttgcattttttactgctcgtttatattttgccttttaaaaatatattgtagagtcacatttattcagaaacataggaaaagttTAGTCCTTACGAAGCTTGgtatcgtatcaagcatggtagATTTCCCTTATTTTAGGTAGGGGAAAGCGGACtttaaaaagaacaaatttttttcaaaatgtttttactGACTTTTACACAttataatttcatattttaagagCCAGTCAAATGACTTAAATTTTGAGAATAGAGctatgggtcaaatccattaagaacattaaaaaaacttgaattgtccgaagcttcagtcgtccgaaggtagcacgctttcctctaatttaataaattttcaacttcCCATAATCctaatcttaaaatatttatttatttgtgttTTGCATTTATCATAAAGatatttcacaagtattttttatttaaaatgggCTCATTACAGAGCTTCTATTAAAGGGTGTCGAGTTACTCATTTAGAAtgattggaacaccagtgtctcataaagaaaattattttttataggtatctatcatatttttttttttacaaagaaagCAGTTTctacaatccaatttttttcgaCTTCTCATCATCCTAACTTCTAAGCTAAGCGGTGAGATATATTGACtagtcaacattctctagcgAAATAACTTTCCAAATGTACCCCCCCCCACCGCACCCCTTTCACACccataaaaatatgatttttttacttatctcaaAAGGGACCCTGATGGTGATTTAGTTCATTTTCGCGGATATGGTTTGTAGTTAGTTCGCGTTCGTCGATTTCGTCCTTCAGAACCATTTACCGAAAAAATCACTATCCTGAATTATTCAAGGACAAAGTTCATCCACATTGGAGGGCTTAATTTTAAAcgaatttgcttaaatttagatttttttcaaacgCCTTGTAATTTTGAAACTAACTGCACCGGGCACAGGCGGTGATAAAATTTTAacccatataaaattgaaacggtaagagatatcgacttccggtcttcgatgacctttttaaaattatataatttcgaAGCTAAGCTCTCACTTTCTAACCCCCCCCCCACCCCTCTTTATGTGTGATTTCGTTAATTTTCGGATATCTTTTGGAGGtaatccagctgaacatttcgacgtcga
Proteins encoded in this window:
- the LOC129803209 gene encoding cationic amino acid transporter 4 — its product is MPTARRLILGHVMSGVCHKMNRTKRLPADLLETPLNRCLSTLDITLLGVGHMIGAGIYVLTGTVAKEIAGPGIIISFILAGFVSMLAALCYAEFGTRVPKAGSAYIYCYVSVGEFWAFVIGWNILLEHMLGAASVARAWSGYVDSMVGGLVSNVTISITGEMHEQLLAKYPDILAFLVCISYAVALGSGAKATAVLNGLLTVVNLAVMTGVVVLGFWHADIRNWSADEGGFMPYGITGVLAGAATCFYAFVGFDSIATSGEEARSPSTSIPLATIMSLSAVTIVYVLVSAALTLMVPIRSIHPTAAIPEAFGALDLPWAKYAISMGALCGMTTTLLGSLFALPRCMYAMASDGLLFSCFGAVNAKTQVPLLNLAVAGFLSALLALLFDLEKLVEFMSIGTLLAYTIVSASVIILRYRAPMADSGTVFAPDTPEDDHSSQSSIDTASPTSDVIEMALTGRLRPQFRWLEPVLGRCEPGAAASTAVLLFTVFSVAICLQLKVSWTELLHGTWWALCLYGFLIFCLVACVVVIAAHHQNVRHLDFKVPLVPYIPCLSIFCNIELMVHLSLLTWIRFFIWISVGMLVYFLYGIHHSKEAEDCGTSYSMLMTSAEASKGHWGALQTKSSAKSTPAKDDKKPIIEEEEVPE